One Cuculus canorus isolate bCucCan1 chromosome 1, bCucCan1.pri, whole genome shotgun sequence DNA segment encodes these proteins:
- the LOC104059271 gene encoding trefoil factor 2 has product MDLKVISVLSAILVLALSTLAEGRVPPTRCQCKQALSERRNCGYPGISAAECRKAGCCFNASYSGVPWCFSPKVKRVKKLCPTEPHARRNCGFPGITAKQCERKGCCFRAHPAGVPWCFYHHVVEEGC; this is encoded by the exons atggatctcaaagtgatCAGCGTGCTCTCTGCCATCCTCGTTTTAGCCCTCAGCACCCTGGCAGAAGGAAGGGTACCGCCAA CAAGATGCCAGTGTAAACAGGCCCTCAGCGAGCGGAGGAACTGCGGCTACCCGGGAATCTCAGCAGCGGAGTGTAGGAAAGCTGGATGCTGCTTCAATGCTTCATACTCTGGCGTTCCCTGGTGCTTCAGTCCTAAAGTAAAGAGAG TTAAGAAATTGTGTCCCACTGAACCTCATGCCAGAAGAAACTGTGGCTTCCCTGGCATCACAGCCAAGCAGTGCGAAAGGAAGGGGTGCTGCTTCAGAGCACATCCTGCTGGTGTCCCCTGGTGCTTCTACCACCATGTAGTGGAGGAAG GTTGTTAA